One genomic segment of Agromyces intestinalis includes these proteins:
- a CDS encoding NAD-dependent succinate-semialdehyde dehydrogenase yields the protein MSNEATETDVLDRVASGLFIDGEWVDAEGGRTLEVRDPSTGRIIKQIADATPDDGIRALDAAVAAQASWAATAPRERGELLRRAFDTLMARKEEFALLMTLEMGKPLAEARGEVAYGGEFLRWFGEEAVRIHGRYGLNPEGTGRMIVSQRPVGPCYFITPWNFPLAMATRKIAPALAAGCTVVVKPAALTPLTTIAFVQLLEEVGLPQGVVNVVTTSKSGALSAPIIADPRLRKLSFTGSTEVGRTLMQQAAQGILRTSMELGGNAPFVVFDDADLDKAVEGAMVAKFRNIGQACTAANRFIVHESVADEFARRVAERVRSMKVGRGTDEGVQIGPLIDDDAVAKAQELVADAVSRGASVAVGGNRVESEGSFYEPTVVTGVVPGSEILRQEIFGPVLAITTFADEDDAVRIANDTEYGLVSYVFTQDLARGHRMIDRLDTGMMGLNVGVLSNAAAPFGGVKQSGLGREGGFEGIHEFLDTKYTLIPVD from the coding sequence ATGAGCAACGAAGCCACCGAAACCGACGTCCTCGACCGGGTCGCCTCCGGCCTCTTCATCGACGGCGAATGGGTCGACGCCGAGGGCGGGCGCACCCTCGAGGTGCGCGACCCCTCCACCGGCCGCATCATCAAGCAGATCGCGGATGCCACGCCCGACGACGGCATCCGCGCCCTCGACGCCGCCGTCGCCGCGCAGGCGTCGTGGGCCGCGACCGCGCCACGCGAGCGCGGCGAACTGCTGCGCCGCGCGTTCGATACCCTCATGGCGCGCAAAGAGGAGTTCGCGCTGCTCATGACGCTCGAGATGGGCAAGCCGCTCGCCGAGGCGCGGGGCGAGGTCGCCTACGGCGGCGAGTTCCTGCGCTGGTTCGGCGAGGAAGCGGTGCGCATCCACGGCCGGTACGGGCTCAACCCCGAGGGCACCGGGCGCATGATCGTCTCGCAGCGGCCGGTCGGGCCGTGCTACTTCATCACACCGTGGAACTTCCCGCTGGCGATGGCGACGCGCAAGATCGCGCCGGCGCTCGCGGCCGGATGCACCGTGGTCGTCAAGCCCGCAGCCCTCACCCCGCTCACCACCATCGCGTTCGTGCAGCTGCTCGAGGAGGTCGGGCTGCCCCAGGGCGTCGTGAACGTCGTGACCACGTCGAAGTCGGGCGCACTGTCGGCCCCGATCATCGCCGACCCCCGCCTGCGCAAGCTCAGCTTCACCGGGTCGACCGAGGTCGGACGCACCCTCATGCAGCAGGCGGCGCAGGGGATTCTGCGCACCAGCATGGAGCTCGGCGGCAACGCGCCGTTCGTGGTCTTCGACGACGCCGACCTCGACAAGGCCGTCGAGGGCGCGATGGTCGCGAAGTTCCGCAACATCGGGCAGGCCTGCACCGCCGCCAACCGGTTCATCGTGCACGAGTCGGTCGCCGACGAGTTCGCGCGCCGGGTCGCCGAGCGGGTGCGGTCGATGAAGGTCGGGCGCGGCACGGACGAGGGGGTGCAGATCGGCCCGCTCATCGACGACGACGCGGTCGCGAAGGCCCAGGAGCTCGTGGCCGACGCGGTCTCGCGCGGAGCATCCGTCGCCGTCGGAGGCAACCGCGTCGAAAGCGAGGGCTCGTTCTACGAGCCGACCGTCGTCACCGGCGTCGTGCCCGGCAGCGAGATCCTGCGTCAGGAGATCTTCGGCCCGGTGCTGGCGATCACCACGTTCGCCGACGAGGACGACGCGGTGCGCATCGCGAACGACACCGAGTACGGGCTGGTCTCGTACGTCTTCACGCAGGACCTCGCGCGCGGCCATCGCATGATCGACCGGCTCGACACCGGCATGATGGGGCTCAACGTCGGGGTGCTGTCGAACGCGGCGGCGCCATTCGGCGGGGTGAAGCAGTCGGGCCTCGGCCGCGAGGGCGGGTTCGAGGGCATCCACGAGTTCCTCGACACGAAGTACACCCTGATCCCGGTCGACTGA
- a CDS encoding calcium/sodium antiporter, producing the protein MPPVVWLILGLVALVIGAELVVRSGARLARRLGIPPIVVGLTVVSIGTSLPELAVGIDSVRVGAGSLAVGNIAGTNVVNILLILGLSAAIRPLAVGLQTLRLDLPMMGGAALLLYLFAVDGVLDVWEGVPLVLFAIVYTLLLVRWTRRESSFVAAEFAEEYPAEPEASGSARTVHTVRATVMQAIVLVAGIAVTILGADWLVDGAVEVASALGVSDALIGLTIVAIGTSAPELATTIISTIRGERDIAIGNLIGSSIYNLTIILGVTLLVAPGAVPIEPELVLIDLPIMVAVSFALAPIMLSGRRVSRLEGSLMVTAYLIYLGFLVVART; encoded by the coding sequence ATGCCGCCCGTCGTCTGGCTCATCCTGGGCCTCGTGGCCCTCGTGATCGGGGCGGAGCTGGTCGTGCGCTCGGGCGCGCGCCTCGCGAGGCGGCTCGGCATTCCGCCGATCGTCGTGGGGCTCACGGTCGTGTCGATCGGTACGAGCCTGCCCGAGCTGGCGGTCGGCATCGACTCGGTGCGGGTGGGCGCGGGTTCGCTCGCGGTCGGCAACATCGCCGGCACGAACGTCGTGAACATCCTGCTCATCCTCGGGCTCTCGGCGGCGATCCGCCCGCTCGCGGTCGGGCTGCAGACGCTGCGCCTCGACCTGCCGATGATGGGCGGCGCGGCGCTGCTGCTGTACCTCTTCGCCGTCGACGGTGTGCTCGACGTGTGGGAGGGCGTGCCGCTCGTGCTCTTCGCGATCGTCTACACGCTGCTGCTCGTGCGCTGGACCCGGCGCGAGAGCTCCTTCGTGGCCGCCGAATTCGCCGAGGAGTATCCCGCCGAGCCCGAGGCATCCGGTTCGGCCCGCACGGTGCACACCGTGCGGGCGACCGTGATGCAGGCGATCGTGCTCGTCGCGGGGATCGCGGTGACCATCCTCGGCGCCGACTGGCTCGTCGACGGCGCGGTCGAGGTGGCGAGCGCGCTCGGGGTGTCCGACGCGCTCATCGGCCTCACCATCGTCGCGATCGGCACGAGCGCGCCCGAGCTGGCGACCACGATCATCTCCACGATCCGCGGTGAGCGCGACATCGCGATCGGCAACCTGATCGGCTCGAGCATCTACAACCTGACGATCATCCTCGGCGTCACACTGCTGGTGGCGCCGGGGGCAGTGCCGATCGAACCCGAGCTGGTGCTCATCGACCTGCCGATCATGGTGGCCGTGTCGTTCGCGTTGGCGCCGATCATGCTGTCGGGCCGGCGGGTCTCACGACTGGAAGGATCGCTGATGGTGACGGCGTACCTGATCTATCTGGGGTTCCTCGTCGTGGCGCGCACGTGA
- a CDS encoding ATP-binding protein, whose product MTAAPPVRSSPALARRRECLVAGVAGGLADHLGWPVPLVRVVFVATALLGGAGALLYAWLWAFTPWADASGPDDRVHRRAPVAVVLTVGAVLAALVAIVLSLAAYSWSVPGAPPWLAPVVLAVLLALAAAAWVGFIDRPDPERGRRTETAVRAALTVALGALAIALLLGPALRWWPYIAVPAALGVLIGIGLVYAPGLVRVWRDLNDERVRRIRDEQRSAMAAHLHDSVLQTLALIQNRAGASSEAGRLARAQERELRSWLFEGEAPADSDLATDLRDYAAALELDYPVRIEVVAVGMSDERASGEVAAAAREAMLNAARHAGGEVSVYLEGSPTAVDVYVRDRGPGFDPTTLPDDRLGVRESIIGRMRRVGGRATVRPGADGTGTEVHLRFETEPARA is encoded by the coding sequence ATGACCGCCGCCCCGCCCGTCCGCAGCTCGCCGGCGCTCGCGCGCCGTCGCGAGTGCCTCGTCGCGGGGGTCGCGGGCGGGCTCGCCGACCACCTCGGCTGGCCGGTGCCGCTGGTGCGCGTGGTCTTCGTCGCGACCGCGCTGCTGGGCGGCGCCGGTGCGCTGCTGTACGCGTGGCTGTGGGCGTTCACGCCCTGGGCGGATGCCTCGGGGCCCGACGATCGGGTGCACCGCCGTGCGCCCGTGGCGGTGGTGCTCACGGTCGGGGCAGTGCTGGCCGCCCTCGTCGCGATCGTGCTGAGCCTCGCCGCGTACTCGTGGTCGGTGCCCGGTGCGCCGCCCTGGCTCGCACCAGTCGTGCTCGCGGTGCTGCTCGCGCTCGCCGCCGCCGCCTGGGTCGGCTTCATCGACCGACCCGACCCCGAACGCGGCCGGCGCACCGAGACGGCCGTGCGCGCGGCGCTCACCGTCGCGCTGGGCGCGCTCGCGATCGCACTGCTGCTCGGCCCGGCGCTGCGCTGGTGGCCGTACATCGCGGTCCCCGCGGCACTCGGCGTGCTCATCGGGATCGGCCTCGTCTACGCGCCGGGGCTCGTGCGCGTGTGGCGCGACTTGAACGACGAGCGCGTGCGTCGCATCCGCGACGAACAGCGCAGCGCGATGGCCGCGCACCTGCACGACTCGGTGCTGCAGACGCTCGCGCTCATCCAGAACCGGGCCGGCGCGTCGAGCGAGGCCGGGCGGCTGGCCCGCGCCCAGGAGCGCGAGCTGCGCAGCTGGCTGTTCGAAGGGGAGGCGCCCGCCGACAGCGACCTCGCCACCGACCTGCGCGACTACGCCGCCGCGCTCGAGCTCGACTACCCCGTGCGCATCGAGGTGGTCGCGGTCGGCATGAGCGACGAGCGAGCGAGTGGCGAGGTCGCCGCCGCGGCGCGCGAGGCGATGCTGAACGCCGCACGCCACGCCGGCGGCGAGGTGTCGGTGTACCTCGAGGGGTCACCGACCGCGGTCGACGTGTACGTGCGCGATCGCGGCCCCGGATTCGACCCGACGACGCTGCCCGACGACCGGCTCGGCGTGCGCGAGTCGATCATCGGCCGCATGCGCCGGGTCGGCGGTCGCGCGACGGTGCGCCCCGGCGCCGACGGCACCGGCACCGAGGTGCACCTGCGATTCGAGACGGAGCCCGCCCGTGCCTGA
- the gabT gene encoding 4-aminobutyrate--2-oxoglutarate transaminase — MTLVEASVIARVETGGPALPQERRLVTAIPGPRSQELLARKADAVAAGVGTTIPVAVVAAGGGVVVDADGNSLIDLGSGIAVTGVGNAHPRVVEAVVAQLAAFTHTCFTVAPYEGYVAVAERLNALTPGDHAKRSALFNSGAEAVENAVKIARRFTGRQAVVAFDHAYHGRTNLTMGLTAKNIPYKSGFGPFAPEVYRAPMSYPLRDGGLTGSEAAARAITQIEKQVGAENLAAILIEPIQGEGGFIVPAPGFLPALADWARANDVVFIADEVQTGFARTGAWFASEHEGLVPDLVVTAKGIAGGLPLSAVTGRADIMDAAMPGGLGGTYGGNPLACAAALATIDAYEHDGLIERAQRIGDLLHDRLGRLAADDPRIGEVRGRGAMVAIELVDPETGAPDAALTAKVVAHAHANGVVLLNCGTYGNVIRFLPPLTIPDELLLDGLGVIADGLAAA; from the coding sequence ATGACCCTCGTCGAAGCATCCGTCATCGCCAGAGTCGAGACCGGAGGGCCGGCGCTGCCGCAGGAGCGCCGGCTCGTGACCGCCATCCCGGGCCCGCGCTCGCAGGAACTGCTCGCCCGCAAGGCCGACGCCGTCGCCGCGGGCGTCGGCACCACCATCCCCGTCGCCGTGGTCGCCGCGGGCGGCGGCGTGGTCGTCGACGCCGACGGCAATTCGCTCATCGACCTGGGATCGGGCATCGCGGTCACCGGCGTCGGCAACGCGCACCCGCGCGTCGTCGAGGCGGTCGTCGCCCAGCTCGCCGCGTTCACGCACACCTGCTTCACCGTCGCGCCCTACGAGGGGTACGTCGCCGTCGCCGAACGGCTGAACGCCCTCACCCCGGGCGACCACGCGAAGCGCTCGGCGCTGTTCAACTCGGGCGCCGAGGCGGTCGAGAACGCGGTGAAGATCGCGCGCCGGTTCACCGGCCGCCAGGCCGTCGTCGCGTTCGACCACGCGTACCACGGCCGTACCAACCTCACCATGGGCCTCACCGCGAAGAACATCCCGTACAAGAGCGGCTTCGGCCCGTTCGCCCCCGAGGTGTACCGCGCGCCGATGTCGTACCCGCTGCGCGACGGCGGGCTCACCGGCTCCGAGGCCGCAGCGCGCGCCATCACGCAGATCGAGAAGCAGGTCGGCGCCGAGAACCTCGCCGCGATCCTCATCGAGCCCATCCAGGGCGAAGGCGGGTTCATCGTGCCGGCGCCCGGGTTCCTGCCCGCGCTCGCCGACTGGGCGCGCGCGAACGACGTCGTCTTCATCGCCGACGAGGTGCAGACCGGCTTCGCCCGCACCGGCGCCTGGTTCGCGAGCGAGCACGAAGGGCTCGTCCCCGACCTGGTCGTCACCGCGAAGGGCATCGCCGGCGGCCTGCCGTTGTCCGCGGTCACCGGCCGCGCCGACATCATGGACGCCGCGATGCCCGGCGGTCTCGGCGGCACCTACGGCGGCAACCCGCTCGCCTGCGCCGCGGCGCTCGCAACCATCGACGCCTACGAGCACGACGGGCTCATCGAGCGCGCCCAGCGCATCGGCGACCTGCTGCACGACCGGCTCGGCCGGCTCGCCGCCGACGACCCGCGCATCGGCGAGGTGCGCGGGCGCGGGGCGATGGTCGCGATCGAACTCGTCGACCCCGAGACCGGCGCGCCCGACGCAGCGCTCACCGCGAAGGTCGTGGCCCATGCCCACGCGAACGGCGTCGTGCTGCTGAACTGCGGCACCTACGGCAACGTCATCCGGTTCCTGCCGCCGCTCACCATCCCCGACGAGTTGCTGCTCGACGGCCTCGGCGTCATCGCCGATGGGCTCGCCGCGGCCTGA
- a CDS encoding MaoC family dehydratase N-terminal domain-containing protein translates to MPVNPELQGRALPPSEPYLVGREKVREFARAVFATNPIHLDVDAARAAGHTDVVAPPTFAVVLQALALDELLAQPDTGIDFSRVVHGDQRFTASRAIVAGDELTAQLTVTSVKTLGAHSMVSAATAVTDASGDHVVTAISTLVVRGDD, encoded by the coding sequence ATGCCAGTGAACCCCGAGCTCCAGGGGCGCGCCCTGCCGCCGAGCGAGCCGTACCTCGTCGGCCGCGAGAAGGTGCGCGAGTTCGCGCGGGCGGTGTTCGCGACGAATCCGATCCACCTCGACGTCGACGCCGCGCGCGCCGCAGGCCACACCGACGTGGTCGCCCCGCCGACATTCGCGGTCGTGCTGCAGGCCCTCGCCCTCGACGAACTGCTCGCCCAGCCCGACACCGGCATCGACTTCTCGCGCGTGGTGCACGGCGATCAGCGGTTCACCGCGTCGCGCGCGATCGTCGCGGGCGACGAGCTCACCGCACAGCTCACGGTCACGAGCGTGAAGACGCTCGGCGCCCACTCGATGGTGTCGGCCGCGACGGCCGTCACCGATGCGTCGGGCGACCACGTCGTGACCGCGATCTCCACCCTCGTCGTGCGAGGAGACGACTGA
- a CDS encoding LuxR C-terminal-related transcriptional regulator has product MPDESSAPTHPALRVVVVDDHSIFRSGLRAGLDPAIHVVGEASDVPSAVAVVAETRPDVVLLDVHLPGGTNTSASGGAEVVQRVAAEVPDTRFLALSVSDSAEDVVGVIRAGARGYLTKGASADEVSRAVHAVAGGDAVFSPRLAGFVLDAFGAAVGEIAAADDELDRLSAREQEVMRLIARGYAYKEVAATLFISAKTVESHVSSVLRKLQLSSRHELTAWATARRLL; this is encoded by the coding sequence GTGCCTGACGAGTCATCCGCGCCGACGCATCCCGCCCTCCGCGTCGTGGTCGTCGACGATCACTCGATCTTCCGCTCGGGCCTGCGGGCCGGCCTCGACCCGGCGATTCACGTCGTGGGCGAGGCATCCGATGTGCCCTCTGCGGTCGCCGTGGTCGCCGAGACCCGACCCGATGTCGTGCTGCTCGACGTGCATCTGCCCGGCGGAACGAACACCTCCGCCTCGGGCGGTGCCGAGGTGGTGCAGCGGGTCGCCGCCGAGGTGCCCGACACCCGGTTCCTCGCGCTCAGCGTGTCGGACTCCGCGGAGGACGTGGTCGGCGTGATCCGCGCCGGTGCCCGCGGCTATCTCACGAAGGGCGCGTCGGCCGACGAGGTGAGCCGCGCCGTGCACGCGGTCGCGGGCGGCGACGCGGTGTTCTCGCCGCGGCTCGCCGGGTTCGTGCTCGACGCGTTCGGCGCCGCGGTCGGCGAGATCGCCGCGGCCGACGACGAACTCGACCGGCTCTCGGCGCGCGAGCAGGAGGTGATGCGGCTCATCGCCCGCGGGTACGCCTACAAAGAGGTGGCGGCGACGCTGTTCATCTCGGCCAAGACCGTCGAGTCGCACGTGTCATCCGTGCTGCGCAAGCTGCAGCTCTCGAGCCGGCACGAGCTGACCGCCTGGGCGACCGCCCGCCGCCTGCTGTAG
- a CDS encoding UDP-N-acetylmuramate dehydrogenase, which yields MGDASRFSDLTTLRVGGPIGRLVTATTQRDLVDLASAAWGSGEPWLALGGGSNLLVGDEGFEGTVIRVATHGIEVLPDASPGGLAATDASVHRVRIRVQAGETWDDLVAWTVAQGFSGIEALSGIPGSVGAAPVQNIGAYGQELSSTLVAIEFLDEGASTPRRMTADELELGYRTSVLKQGLAGIVVSVELDLHDTAAEREVLGVAIGSPVAYAQLAGALGVQLGDRVPLARVRDAVLALRASKGMVLDPDDPDSVSAGSFFTNPIVTERFARTLPADAPRWYLEPDEPDEVTPLAELASGSPLDAFLAHQASLEASAVSEPDAAPAETLVKLSAAWLIEHAGIRRGFALPGSRAAISSKHTLALTNRGGATAEEIAQLARFVQGRVQAEFGLLLRPEPVLVGIEL from the coding sequence ATGGGCGACGCTTCACGATTCAGCGACCTCACGACGCTGCGGGTCGGCGGACCGATCGGTCGGCTCGTCACTGCGACCACCCAGCGCGACCTGGTCGACCTCGCATCGGCAGCGTGGGGGTCGGGTGAGCCCTGGTTGGCGCTCGGCGGCGGGTCCAACCTGCTCGTCGGTGACGAGGGCTTCGAGGGCACCGTCATCAGGGTCGCGACGCACGGCATCGAGGTGCTTCCGGATGCCTCGCCCGGCGGTCTCGCGGCGACGGATGCCTCGGTGCACCGCGTGCGGATCCGGGTGCAGGCGGGCGAGACGTGGGACGACCTCGTCGCCTGGACGGTGGCGCAGGGGTTCTCGGGCATCGAGGCGCTCAGCGGCATCCCGGGGTCGGTCGGAGCGGCGCCGGTGCAGAACATCGGCGCGTACGGGCAGGAGCTGTCGTCGACGCTGGTCGCGATCGAGTTCCTCGACGAGGGCGCGTCGACGCCTCGGCGCATGACGGCCGACGAGCTCGAGCTCGGCTACCGCACCTCGGTGCTGAAGCAGGGCCTCGCGGGCATCGTGGTGTCGGTCGAGCTCGATCTGCACGACACCGCCGCCGAGCGCGAGGTGCTCGGCGTGGCGATCGGCTCGCCCGTGGCGTACGCGCAGCTCGCGGGCGCGCTGGGCGTGCAGCTCGGCGACCGGGTGCCGCTCGCACGCGTGCGCGACGCGGTGCTCGCGCTGCGGGCCTCGAAGGGCATGGTGCTCGACCCCGACGACCCCGACTCGGTGAGCGCGGGCTCGTTCTTCACGAACCCGATCGTCACCGAGCGGTTCGCGCGCACGTTGCCCGCCGACGCGCCCCGCTGGTACCTCGAGCCCGACGAGCCCGACGAGGTGACCCCGTTGGCCGAGCTCGCGAGCGGGTCGCCGCTCGACGCGTTCCTCGCGCATCAGGCCTCGCTCGAGGCATCCGCCGTATCCGAGCCGGATGCCGCGCCCGCCGAAACCCTCGTCAAACTGTCGGCCGCCTGGCTGATCGAGCACGCCGGGATCCGCCGCGGGTTCGCGCTGCCGGGCTCACGCGCGGCGATCTCGTCGAAGCACACGCTCGCGCTCACGAATCGCGGCGGCGCGACCGCGGAAGAGATCGCGCAGCTCGCGCGCTTCGTGCAGGGCCGTGTGCAGGCCGAGTTCGGCCTGCTGCTGCGCCCCGAGCCGGTGCTCGTCGGCATAGAGCTGTAG
- a CDS encoding MaoC family dehydratase — translation MNASSVASVPAPDFDALAVGDIVAEQSFPLTRDALVRYAGASGDFNPIHYRDDIAKAVGLPGVLAHGMLTMGFAVQPVVDWVGDPGRIRDYQARFTRPVVVDPEVGAVVAVIAKVGQLDADARTARIDLTVKVGDETVLGKTQVVVGLG, via the coding sequence ATGAACGCCAGCTCCGTAGCATCCGTGCCCGCGCCCGACTTCGACGCCCTCGCCGTCGGCGACATCGTCGCCGAGCAGTCGTTTCCGCTGACCCGCGATGCGCTCGTGCGCTACGCGGGGGCATCCGGCGACTTCAATCCCATCCACTACCGCGATGACATCGCGAAGGCCGTGGGCCTGCCGGGCGTGCTCGCCCACGGCATGCTCACGATGGGCTTCGCGGTGCAGCCGGTCGTCGACTGGGTGGGCGACCCGGGGCGCATCCGCGACTATCAGGCCCGGTTCACGCGGCCGGTCGTGGTCGACCCCGAGGTCGGCGCGGTCGTCGCCGTGATCGCGAAGGTCGGGCAGCTCGACGCCGACGCGCGCACCGCGCGCATCGACCTCACGGTGAAGGTCGGCGACGAGACGGTGCTCGGCAAGACGCAGGTCGTGGTTGGCCTCGGCTGA
- a CDS encoding PspC domain-containing protein yields MASTSTPPDTDGPAAGAPGATGSPGAAPTGPGFYGWLRSIGIPRTPGWIGGVCAGVGARLGIDPILVRGVLVVFALFAPLAFLAYGAAWLLLPDLQGRIHLERLLRGTFDSAIVGIALFLLVGLAPFAFGVPSFVQGVFGAVWAGNFWTGPWFNPLGINLLPVLWTLLLIGGIVALVIWLVRRAAGSPEGETGPEAAFAAYEATGRAGGPASTGSDATDAPDAAAATDATDPATSAPAAAAIADATVPAPGEASAPAPPTGEPPAPGGPLAPGEPSAPGEPLAPGEPLAPARPAGADDYDAWRAQYDAWRVEHDRWKQDQAAANRAARAQVAAENRARAAAFQAQAEEARRIRRLTRPRTSFAYVVTTFGAALVAGGIASAYALGGGSQSAYAAPIGLAVATIVCALSMVLAGALRRRSGFLAFVTIVLLVGTLGSAAVPRTSEFAFGSTGGRLQPVTIIQPVGDVRVSLDHRVASQPGTPTMRVLQGAGGISVEVRDGTRLQLEVECGSCSISLARADGLSFEYYDGIQLTAGVGSASSWERVIGPGLEPGTPDAILAIRAGATRIEVVEFPVDPRTGNDIEEN; encoded by the coding sequence ATGGCATCGACCTCGACCCCTCCCGATACCGACGGCCCCGCGGCGGGCGCGCCGGGTGCGACCGGTTCGCCCGGCGCTGCACCGACGGGCCCCGGCTTCTACGGCTGGCTGCGCTCGATCGGCATTCCTCGCACCCCCGGCTGGATCGGCGGCGTCTGCGCCGGCGTCGGCGCCCGGCTCGGCATCGACCCGATCCTGGTGCGCGGCGTGCTCGTGGTGTTCGCGCTCTTCGCGCCGCTCGCGTTCCTCGCCTACGGCGCAGCGTGGCTGCTGCTGCCCGACCTGCAGGGGCGCATCCACCTCGAGCGACTGCTGCGCGGCACGTTCGACAGCGCGATCGTGGGCATCGCGCTGTTCCTGCTGGTGGGGCTCGCCCCGTTCGCGTTCGGCGTGCCGTCGTTCGTGCAGGGCGTGTTCGGCGCGGTGTGGGCCGGCAACTTCTGGACGGGCCCGTGGTTCAACCCGCTCGGCATCAACCTGCTGCCTGTGCTGTGGACGCTGCTGCTCATCGGCGGCATCGTCGCGCTCGTGATCTGGCTGGTGCGACGCGCGGCCGGCAGCCCCGAGGGCGAGACCGGCCCCGAGGCCGCGTTCGCGGCGTACGAGGCGACCGGCCGGGCGGGTGGGCCGGCTTCCACGGGTTCGGATGCCACGGATGCTCCGGATGCCGCGGCCGCCACGGATGCCACGGATCCCGCCACGAGCGCACCGGCCGCCGCCGCGATCGCCGACGCCACCGTGCCGGCGCCGGGCGAAGCATCCGCACCGGCCCCGCCGACCGGCGAACCTCCGGCACCGGGCGGACCCCTGGCACCCGGCGAACCTTCGGCACCCGGCGAACCCCTGGCACCCGGCGAACCCCTGGCACCCGCACGCCCGGCCGGCGCCGACGACTACGATGCGTGGCGCGCGCAGTACGACGCGTGGCGCGTCGAGCACGACCGCTGGAAGCAGGATCAGGCCGCCGCGAACCGGGCCGCCCGCGCCCAGGTCGCCGCCGAGAACCGAGCGAGGGCCGCCGCGTTCCAGGCGCAGGCCGAGGAAGCGCGGCGCATCCGCCGGCTGACTCGCCCGCGCACGAGCTTCGCGTACGTGGTCACGACCTTCGGGGCCGCCCTCGTGGCCGGCGGCATCGCCTCGGCGTACGCCCTCGGCGGAGGATCGCAGTCGGCGTACGCCGCACCCATCGGGCTCGCCGTGGCGACCATCGTCTGCGCGCTCTCGATGGTGCTCGCCGGGGCGCTGCGCCGGCGCAGCGGGTTCCTCGCGTTCGTGACGATCGTGCTGCTCGTCGGCACGCTCGGATCGGCGGCTGTGCCGCGCACGAGCGAGTTCGCGTTCGGCTCGACCGGGGGGAGACTGCAGCCGGTCACGATCATCCAGCCGGTCGGAGACGTGCGGGTCTCGCTCGACCATCGCGTCGCCTCGCAGCCCGGAACCCCGACGATGCGCGTGCTCCAGGGCGCGGGCGGCATCTCCGTCGAGGTCCGCGACGGTACCCGGCTGCAGCTCGAGGTCGAGTGCGGATCATGCTCGATCTCGCTCGCGCGAGCCGACGGACTCTCGTTTGAGTACTACGACGGAATCCAGCTCACCGCGGGCGTCGGCAGCGCGTCGAGCTGGGAGCGCGTGATCGGCCCCGGGCTCGAGCCCGGCACGCCCGACGCCATCCTCGCGATCCGCGCGGGCGCGACGCGCATCGAGGTGGTCGAGTTCCCCGTGGATCCGCGCACCGGCAACGACATCGAGGAGAACTGA